The genomic window GTCGGCCACCGGCGGCGGAGCCGTCTCGGGCGGCACCACGGCAAGTGACGACCGGCGTTCACCGTCGAGCACCCGCAGCGCCCGCCCCAGCGTGGCGTGATGCAGGTCCGTCTCGCCGCGCAGATGCATCACCGTCAGCGCCTCCCGCAGTGCCACGGCCCGCCCGACCAGCGCCTGGGCGGCCCGCAGCGCCGCGTAGGTGTCGGTGGTCCGCGACGGGTTGATCCGGCCCAGCAGGTCAACGACCTCCAGGTAGCAGTCGATCAGCTCGCCCTCGGAACGGGTGAGCGCCGGCAGCGGCGGCAGTTCCGGCACCACCGGGCCTCACCGCAGGCCGTAGGAGGGGCCGTTGGCCTTGCGGCTGGTGGTCAGCCGGTCCACCAGGCCGTACGCGACCGCGGATTCGGCGTCGAAGACCTTGTCCCGCTCGATGTCGGTACGCACCCGGTCCAGGTCCTGGCCGGTGTGCCGGGCCAGCAGCGTCTCCAACTGCTCTCGGGTGCGCAGCAGTTCGTTGGCCTGGATCTCCAGGTCGGAGACATCGCCCTGCACCACGTCGCTCATCGAGGGCTGGTGGATGAGGATCCGCGCCCCCGGGGTGATCATGCGCTTGCCCGGCGCCCCGGCCGTCAGCAGCACCGCGGCGGCCGACGCGGCCTGCCCGATGCACACGGTCGCGACGTCGCAGGTGACGAACTGCATCGTGTCGTAGATCGCGGTCATGGCCGAGAAGGAGCCGCCGGGGGAGTTGACGTACAGGTGGATGTCCTGCTCGGGGGAGGCGCTCTCCAGGTGGATGAGCTGGGCCATCACGTCGTTGGCCGAGGTGTCGTCGATCTGG from Streptomyces sp. NBC_01198 includes these protein-coding regions:
- a CDS encoding ATP-dependent Clp protease proteolytic subunit translates to MFRPTARYVLPEFTERSSNGIRTMDPYSKLLQERIVFLGTQIDDTSANDVMAQLIHLESASPEQDIHLYVNSPGGSFSAMTAIYDTMQFVTCDVATVCIGQAASAAAVLLTAGAPGKRMITPGARILIHQPSMSDVVQGDVSDLEIQANELLRTREQLETLLARHTGQDLDRVRTDIERDKVFDAESAVAYGLVDRLTTSRKANGPSYGLR